The Lactuca sativa cultivar Salinas chromosome 2, Lsat_Salinas_v11, whole genome shotgun sequence genome includes a window with the following:
- the LOC111905158 gene encoding uncharacterized protein LOC111905158, with the protein MSKKRTIDSFFKRTEDVHDPQLHPVSDNIEEDVQNTHPQPDWNSNIEEPNNIEHEKNNMLDSLIRDPGERPSILSYPSNQRDEIRQLYIKLGPYQLQKVKYPFSPSGPRGSMRNFQQAWFKNFWWLEYSEKKDAAFCLPCFLFNKKPIGKFGSDTFAVSGFNKWKKVNCGKDCAFIVHEGKSPASAHNFSVRCYEDLKNQLCHIENVIEKQTTQQVMDNRLRLKVSIEAIKWLTFQGCALRGHDERPNSRNQGKFHELIKFLASYNKIVADVVLENAPQNGKYTSPDIQKEILHVLATNVQKAIRDEIGMSKFCLIVDESQDESKKKQMAIVVRFVDQDGHVKERFLDLIHVKDTTSLTLKNEILCSLSYHKLSVQDIRGQGYDGASNMRGEWNGLQALLLKECPYAYYIHCFAHQLQLALVAASKDVTEVHNFFKTLNFVVNFISSSSKRNDQLQDAQIAEISHLTEVGDIESGKGINQMQTLQRPRGTWWSSHFKSICSFMRLFGPSCIVLNDIAIKGSTSSQRGNAAYALTHALSFDFVIVMHMMKEIMGITDKLCQTLQQKSIDIVNALSLVSTTKILIQKLRDEGWQSLLDQVVSFCEKNSILVPNMNETYRYVIRQHHEKDNITTEHHYRVEVFIAAIDSQLQELNSRFNESATELLRLSIMLDPRKSLNVDDICKLATSYYPMDFTEHERNLLKLELQHYELDVQNHPQLKNSSTISKLCRGLHETGKSGTYPLLDRLIRLVLTLPVSTVTSERAFSAMKIVKTRLQNTMNDDFLKSCLLVNIEKEIADIFPTDDIIDDFYSIKQRRAQLKVHKVNG; encoded by the exons ATGAGCAAGAAAAGAACTATTGATTCTTTTTTCAAACGAACAGAGGATGTGCATGACCCACAATTGCATCCAGTTAGTGATAATATTGAAGAAGATGTTCAAAATACACACCCACAACCTGATTGGAATAGTAACATTGAAGAGCCCAATAATATTGAAcatgaaaaaaataatatgttAGATTCTTTGATTCGTGATCCAGGAGAACGGCCTTCAATCTTAAGTTATCCAAGTAACCAGCGTGATGAGATTAGACAGTTATATATTAAACTTGGACCATACCAATTACAAAAAGTAAAGTATCCATTCAGTCCTAGTGGTCCAAGAGGATCTATGCGCAATTTTCAACAAGCTTGGTTCAAGAATTTTTGGTGGTTGGAATATTCTGAGAAAAAAGATGCTGCATTTTGCCTCCCTTGCTTCCTTTTCAATAAAAAACCTATTGGCAAATTCGGGTCAGATACATTTGCCGTATCAGGGTTTAATAAATGGAAAAAGGTAAATTGTGGTAAAGATTGTGCTTTCATTGTACATGAAGGTAAGAGTCCAGCCTCAGCGCATAATTTTTCTGTTAGGTGCTATGAAGATCTAAAAAACCAATTATGTCACATAGAGAATGTGATAGAGAAGCAAACGACTCAACAGGTTATGGACAACAGACTACGCCTTAAAGTTTCTATTGAAGCCATTAAATGGCTCACGTTTCAAGGATGTGCTTTAAGAGGTCATGATGAACGACCTAACTCAAGAAATCAAGGGAAATTTCATGAATTAATAAAGTTCCTTGCTTCTTATAACAAGATTGTTGCTGATGTTGTGTTAGAAAATGCTCCTCAAAATGGAAAGTACACATCACCAGATATCCAAAAAGAAATTTTACATGTTTTAGCTACAAATGTACAAAAAGCAATTCGTGATGAAATCGGGATGTCAAAATTTTGTTTAATAGTTGATGAGTCTCAAGATGAATCTAAGAAAAAGCAAATGGCTATTGTCGTGAGATTTGTTGACCAAGATGGGCATGTCAAAGAAAGATTTTTGGACTTAATTCATGTTAAAGATACGACTTCATTGACCTTGaaaaatgagatattatgttCTTTATCTTATCATAAACTTAGTGTTCAAGATATTCGGGGTCAAGGATATGATGGGGCTAGTAACATGCGTGGAGAATGGAATGGGTTGCAAGCTTTATTATTAAAGGAATGTCCATATGCTTATTATATACATTGTTTTGCACATCAACTACAATTGGCTCTAGTTGCAGCGTCTAAAGATGTGACTGAGGTACATAACTTCTTTAAAACCTTAAACTTTGTAGTTAATTTCATATCTTCTTCTTCCAAACGTAATGATCAATTGCAAGATGCTCAAATTGCTGAAATTTCTCATTTAACTGAGGTTGGAGATATTGAGAGTGGAAAAGGCATAAATCAAATGCAAACATTGCAGAGGCCTAGAGGTACTTGGTGGAGCTCTCATTTCAAATCAATATGCAGTTTCATGAGATTGTTTGGTCCATCTTGTATAGTATTGAATGATATTGCTATAAAAGGTTCTACATCTTCTCAAAGAGGTAATGCGGCATATGCACTTACACATGCCTTATCATTCGATTTTGTCATTGTTATGCACATGATGAAAGAAATAATGGGGATAACTGACAAGCTTTGCCAAACTTTACAACAAAAATCTATTGATATTGTTAATGCTTTATCCTTGGTTTCAACAACAAAAATATTGATTCAAAAGTTGAGAGATGAAGGTTGGCAATCGCTTTTGGACCAAGTGGTTTCTTTTTGTGAGAAAAATAGCATTCTTGTCCCTAACATGAATGAAACTTATAGATATGTAATTCGCCAACATCATGAAAAAGACAATATAACCACAGAGCATCACTATCGAGTTGAAGTATTCATTGCTGCTATTGATAGTCAGTTGCAAGAGTTGAACTCTAGATTTAATGAGTCTGCAACAGAGCTTCTCCGTCTCAGCATTATGCTAGATCCAAGAAAATCCTTAAATGTTGATGATATATGTAAATTGGCAACATCATATTATCCTATGGACTTTACGGAGCACGAAAGGAATTTGTTGAAACTTGAGTTACAACATTATGAACTAGATGTGCAAAATCACCCACAATTGAAAAATTCTTCTACAATTTCTAAGTTGTGTAGAGGCCTACATGAAACAGGAAAATCTGGTACTTATCCTTTGCTTGATAGATTGATTCGTCTTGTATTGACTCTCCCTGTTTCTACCGTGACATCTGAAAGAGCATTTTCAGCAATGAAAATTGTGAAAACACGACTTCAAAATACCATGAATGatgattttcttaaaagttgtttGCTTGTTAACATCGAGAAAGAGATTGCTGATATATTTCCTACGGATGATATTATAGATGATTTCTATTCCATTAAACAAAGACGAGCACAACTTAAAGTGCATAAG GTTAATGGATGA